Genomic segment of Streptococcus pneumoniae:
CCTAGGGAGAAATTCCAAACGAAACAAGCGCCTCATTGTCTTTTTAGAGACGTATGGAGTTGCCTATACCTGTATAGAACCTTCTCAAATCAATCGAGAGACACTATTCAAGTTGTTTTCAAAAACAAATGATTGTTTTGAGCTCTTATCACCATCTTTTTTACGGTATAAGCGCCAACATCACATGCGTTTGAATGAACTGGTTCATTTAGTGCTTCAAAAACCAGAACAGACGATTCGCTTACCCTTGATTGTCTCTAAGGAGCGGGTCTATCCTGATGTCACGCTAGACGAGATGCGAACCTTTATACCAAGAGACTTAAAACGTCAGTTGTATCAAGCCAGACTTCTAGAAGAAGGGATGTAAGGAGGAAGAATGAACGAACGCTTTTGGGAGAATTTAGAGGTAATCGTCGCAGAAAAAGGCCTGACGTGGGCCTCTCTAGCTCGGCTGATGTTTCAGGGGCAGTATGTCTATCCTAGTGAGTTTAATCGCTTGTATCAGACATTCCGACACTATCGCTCCCACCGCTTAATGCCGCAAACCAAGTGGGTAGAGAGGCTAGTAGTGGTTTTAGACATTGATTATGAAGACTTGTTTAGGAGGTAAAGATGATTCGATTCGTGATGGCTTATGGTGCTATTCATCTAAATGTATTGTTTTTGAGTTGTTACTTAGTAGGATATTTGGATAGAAGCTCCTTGCTGCTTTTCCAAGTGGGGTTTCTCGTGGTGATGTGTTGGGACTGGCTACGTTATGGCAAAGGAGGACAGATCCTATCATGGAAGAAGAGAGCAGGTTGGGTACTGCTAGGATTCTTCTTTATGGTCTTGTTATCTCTTTTGGTCAGTCTGTTAGCTTCAGAAGTCCCGCACAATCAAGCACGGCTCATGGAAGTTGAAAGTCAAGTCCCTTTGGTGTCTTTTCTCTTGTTCTTATGGAATGCCAGTATCACAGAAGAATATCTTTACAGACAACTGCTTTGGGAAAGATTGAAGCGTCCTTTGCCTCAGATGATCATCACGAGTCTTCTTTTTGCTTTGGCTCATCATCCTAGTAGCCTACCGACTGGTTTCATCTATGGAGGACTAGGAGTAACGCTTGGAATCGTCCGCCTAAAAACCGATGCCTTCACGGCTCTGTTACTCCATGTTTCTTGGAACATGCTTGTGCTGAGCTTGTCCATTTTGTGATAAACAAATCAAGGGGGCTTTCGTATGATGAGACTACCCTTGATTTTTTCTCGGGGAAATAAAGAGCAGAAAGGAAGTCTGTGATGTCATCAGAACAACAGGAGAGACAAGCAGTGCAGTATGCCGAAAGGACTGCACTCTTTACCGTCAGAACTCTTTTAAAGCTCCTGGAGTGGTCGGCGAGATACGCCCTCGCTCAGGATTCTGCCTATAAGATTGGCGTGCAAAAACTAGAAGAACTCCTCCAGAGTCCCTATGCCATTGAATCCCTTAATATCTCAAAAGACATCTTAGAAAAGCCCATAGATAGTGAGAAATTCAAAGAACTAATGGAGTCGGAACAATTGCCAATAGCGATTAGCTGGCAAGGAGATTACCTCCATTTCTACGCCAAGGATAAGTCTCTTCTTGATACGCATTTGGATAAATTGCTTAAACAGTTAGTCTCTAATCCAGAAAAGTTGGAAGGGTTGACGTTTGATAATACCTTGGATGAGGAAATTGAAAAGGCCAAAGAACAAATTCTTCTGACTGAGCCTCGTGCGGTTAGAACCAAGGAGGTCAGCCTCTGATGTATTCTCTGAAAAAAGGAATTGTTTTTGGTGGCTTGGGCTTGACCTTGGGGTATGTTTGTCATCGCTTGACCTTGCTTTATGATAGCCTCCCCAATCAGCCGCCTTTAGAGAAAGTAGCTTATCTCTTAGGCGATGGTCAAGAGAAGGTTCTGAACCCTTTGTGGAATCTCTCTTTTACGGGTCGATCCTTTCTAGCCTTTCTTCTTGGGTTGTTTACCATGGGCTTGGTTTATTTGTATGTGTCTACTGGCCAAAAGGTGTATAGAGAAGGGGCTGAGTATGGCTCAGCTCGTTTTGGGACTACAAAGGAAAGGCAAGCCTTTTTCAGTAAAAATCCCTTGAATGACACCATTCTTGCCCGAAACGTGCGATTGACCCTCTTAGAAAAGAAGAAGCCTCAATATGACCGTAATAAAAATCTGGTGGTCATTGGTGGCTCAGGTGCAGGGAA
This window contains:
- a CDS encoding transcriptional regulator, which produces MNERFWENLEVIVAEKGLTWASLARLMFQGQYVYPSEFNRLYQTFRHYRSHRLMPQTKWVERLVVVLDIDYEDLFRR
- a CDS encoding CPBP family intramembrane glutamic endopeptidase, which codes for MIRFVMAYGAIHLNVLFLSCYLVGYLDRSSLLLFQVGFLVVMCWDWLRYGKGGQILSWKKRAGWVLLGFFFMVLLSLLVSLLASEVPHNQARLMEVESQVPLVSFLLFLWNASITEEYLYRQLLWERLKRPLPQMIITSLLFALAHHPSSLPTGFIYGGLGVTLGIVRLKTDAFTALLLHVSWNMLVLSLSIL